The proteins below come from a single Chitinophaga pinensis DSM 2588 genomic window:
- a CDS encoding glycosyltransferase family 2 protein — translation MIGYEATPRITSHHSWQSALPKVGIGITTHNRYDTFLKSYQQIKRMSPLLFKIIVVDDASSQRVPEANYRFDKNVGIAVAKNKCFELLDDCDHIFLFDDDTYPVDPSWWVPYVESGQPHLMYIFPDFATGKKLNDTALIYEDSKLRAWSHARGVMCYFRKECLDKVGGMDPVFGRWGWEHPDLSNRIFNAGLTKFKYADVAGSEKLFYSADEHQAVKSTVTGADRTAQIKRNEAIYEQRKSSAQYVPYKDKRNVVLTSYFTTLADPQRGVTWEFDSSQIVPLAISCAGEASLVILYDALPGTANKAGGAIGDDNSPIHHLLWRRVKTSINPYFQRWLSYYEYLVDHREEIDKVFCVDATDVEMLKNPFPHMQPGILYTGDEPGQIACEWMLRHHRAPVLIDFFKQYATRQIANAGLLGGDVETVIKFCKAMVDFYCECASDAFHKKQEGPGDTDMGAFNYIVYTKFGSISRHGRQVNTRFKANERNDISWWKHK, via the coding sequence ATGATAGGATATGAAGCTACTCCCAGGATCACTAGTCACCATTCCTGGCAATCTGCACTACCTAAAGTCGGGATAGGGATCACGACTCACAACCGATATGATACTTTTCTGAAGTCTTACCAACAGATCAAGCGGATGTCGCCGTTACTGTTTAAGATAATTGTAGTGGATGACGCCAGTAGTCAAAGAGTGCCGGAAGCAAACTACCGATTTGATAAGAACGTAGGTATTGCAGTAGCAAAGAATAAGTGCTTTGAGCTATTGGATGATTGTGATCATATCTTCCTATTTGATGACGATACTTACCCGGTAGATCCTTCCTGGTGGGTACCTTATGTGGAATCTGGACAACCTCACCTGATGTACATATTCCCTGACTTTGCTACCGGTAAGAAGCTAAATGACACTGCTCTGATCTATGAGGATAGTAAACTGCGTGCCTGGTCTCATGCTAGGGGAGTAATGTGCTACTTCCGAAAGGAGTGTCTGGATAAAGTGGGTGGCATGGACCCTGTGTTTGGTCGGTGGGGATGGGAGCATCCGGATCTCAGCAATCGTATATTCAATGCTGGCCTGACCAAGTTCAAATATGCAGATGTTGCCGGCAGTGAGAAACTGTTTTATTCGGCTGATGAACACCAGGCTGTAAAGAGTACGGTAACTGGGGCAGACAGGACAGCACAGATCAAGCGTAATGAGGCTATTTACGAACAGCGCAAATCGTCTGCGCAGTATGTGCCATATAAAGATAAGCGCAATGTAGTGCTCACGTCTTACTTTACAACGTTGGCTGATCCTCAGCGAGGAGTAACCTGGGAGTTTGATAGCTCTCAGATTGTGCCATTGGCTATTTCGTGCGCAGGTGAGGCCTCGTTAGTGATACTGTATGATGCCCTACCAGGTACAGCCAACAAAGCAGGTGGCGCTATCGGTGATGATAACTCACCGATACATCACCTGCTTTGGCGCCGTGTTAAAACATCCATTAATCCGTATTTCCAGCGCTGGCTTTCTTACTATGAATACCTGGTAGATCACCGCGAGGAGATAGACAAAGTGTTCTGTGTGGATGCGACTGATGTGGAGATGCTGAAGAACCCATTCCCACATATGCAGCCTGGCATCCTGTATACTGGGGACGAACCCGGACAGATAGCCTGCGAGTGGATGTTACGCCACCATCGTGCACCGGTGCTTATTGACTTCTTCAAGCAGTATGCAACCAGGCAGATTGCGAATGCTGGGCTTCTTGGTGGCGACGTGGAGACTGTGATCAAATTCTGCAAGGCCATGGTTGATTTTTACTGTGAGTGTGCCTCTGACGCTTTCCACAAAAAGCAGGAGGGACCCGGAGACACTGATATGGGCGCATTCAATTACATCGTATACACAAAGTTTGGCTCGATATCTCGCCATGGCCGGCAAGTGAACACCCGGTTCAAGGCGAACGAGCGTAATGATATTTCTTGGTGGAAACATAAGTAG
- a CDS encoding DUF5565 family protein encodes MKKIPSLFVRDYERIITDYEPHSVHTMDDGSVSMAYTITGSQKGRFLATKEVTPGCEWVVAGEGKATRKWDGTAVLKEGAELFRRYDAKHGKTPPDGFRPCQDPDPITGHWPGWVPVDPHNPADKYICEAFGISQSDCIMDGTYEAIGPKINGNREKGNHHRMVRHGSHVFPEVPRDYDGLKRWFEEVNANCEGIVFHHPDGRMCKVKRSDFGLPW; translated from the coding sequence ATGAAGAAAATACCATCCCTCTTTGTAAGGGACTACGAAAGAATCATTACTGATTATGAACCGCATTCAGTACATACAATGGATGATGGTAGCGTTTCCATGGCATACACGATTACAGGCAGTCAGAAAGGCCGTTTCCTGGCAACCAAGGAGGTGACTCCTGGCTGTGAATGGGTAGTCGCCGGTGAGGGCAAGGCTACTCGCAAATGGGATGGCACGGCTGTCCTTAAAGAGGGCGCTGAACTGTTTAGGCGTTATGACGCTAAACATGGCAAGACACCGCCTGATGGCTTCAGGCCGTGCCAAGATCCTGACCCTATTACTGGGCATTGGCCGGGATGGGTGCCGGTAGATCCACATAATCCAGCGGACAAGTACATCTGCGAGGCGTTCGGTATATCGCAGAGTGATTGCATTATGGATGGGACTTACGAGGCGATTGGCCCCAAGATAAACGGCAATCGTGAAAAGGGCAACCATCACCGAATGGTGCGGCATGGTAGCCATGTCTTCCCGGAGGTGCCAAGAGATTATGACGGATTAAAAAGGTGGTTTGAGGAAGTTAATGCGAATTGCGAGGGCATTGTGTTTCACCACCCAGACGGCCGGATGTGCAAGGTTAAACGCTCTGACTTCGGATTGCCATGGTAG
- a CDS encoding HK97 family phage prohead protease produces MQSALERKQFNLKALDVDTKTRSVKIAIAELESVDRDNEIFSPTAFDKTIAERGPKGTNEVWHMADHGWSLNSALSKFKELYKEGKYIVGISDYRDTKLWRDTIWPLYEAGDINQHSVGFRTVKSISSEDGSPREILEVTLWEGSAVLWGANPYTPVMGITKSAFKQEDVDDAISRYDKLIKAVKSGRFEEDDSLLMLELKRLQQFTIDLSRISTQPEPGSTEPVKAKDLVEMIQLESELKNTVAGLFK; encoded by the coding sequence ATGCAGTCGGCATTAGAGCGGAAGCAATTCAATTTAAAAGCACTTGACGTTGACACTAAGACTCGTAGTGTCAAGATAGCTATTGCGGAGCTTGAGAGTGTAGACCGCGATAATGAAATATTCTCCCCTACAGCATTCGATAAGACTATAGCTGAACGTGGTCCTAAAGGAACCAATGAGGTTTGGCACATGGCCGACCATGGCTGGTCTCTTAACTCTGCCCTAAGCAAATTCAAAGAACTATATAAAGAAGGCAAGTACATAGTGGGAATCTCTGATTATAGGGATACGAAGCTATGGCGTGACACCATATGGCCGCTATATGAAGCCGGTGACATCAACCAGCACTCTGTGGGCTTCCGTACCGTTAAGTCTATATCCAGTGAAGACGGTTCGCCAAGAGAAATACTGGAAGTGACCTTGTGGGAAGGTAGTGCTGTACTATGGGGCGCAAACCCATACACCCCTGTTATGGGTATCACCAAATCTGCATTTAAACAGGAAGACGTCGACGACGCTATTTCCAGATACGATAAACTCATTAAAGCTGTCAAATCCGGTCGATTTGAAGAGGATGATAGCCTACTGATGCTGGAGCTTAAACGCCTCCAGCAATTTACGATTGACCTTTCGAGGATATCCACTCAGCCGGAACCTGGTTCCACTGAGCCGGTGAAAGCAAAGGACCTGGTTGAAATGATTCAACTCGAATCAGAACTGAAAAACACAGTCGCAGGACTTTTCAAGTAA
- a CDS encoding phage major capsid protein: protein MDIKEIKGAVQEVVAPVATEVKEVKAAAEAAKTASETAVQKAETLSSEVTKVNDEVKGLNDWKVKKDEADKKNQEALDKLIQDSDKKNVRVGTEQKHFRDLLAESIEEQKDNIAKFARKEIRETSFQMKAVGDMTLNSATTFPTANVSITDLRPGIIEQPKRRLHIRQLLSGGAMSGSHYNFVKEIAGEGNPAPVAEGALKPRLDLRLQEMSVPAETIAGIVKVSRKMLNDVPGLITFLQSRLPEKLLRVEDNQILNGNGVSPNLSGITHTGNYTPVVNESTVWIEQLVEAITQAEEAERDVNGILLRPAQYAHLLLNRAAGGAGTYDLPRELVTYTNGQLYVMGVPVFKSTAANPGQFIVGDWVMGANLIVKEPPILQFFEQDEDNVQKNMVTVRIEETIALPIYGNDYFFVGEFEPVTT, encoded by the coding sequence ATGGATATCAAAGAAATTAAAGGCGCGGTGCAGGAAGTAGTTGCTCCCGTTGCCACTGAAGTCAAAGAAGTAAAGGCCGCCGCTGAAGCCGCCAAAACAGCATCCGAAACCGCAGTTCAAAAAGCCGAAACGCTTTCCAGCGAGGTTACCAAAGTCAATGACGAGGTGAAAGGCTTGAATGACTGGAAGGTGAAGAAGGACGAAGCGGACAAGAAAAACCAGGAAGCTCTGGATAAATTAATCCAGGACAGCGATAAGAAGAACGTTCGCGTCGGCACTGAGCAGAAACACTTCCGCGATTTGCTGGCTGAGTCTATCGAAGAACAGAAAGATAACATCGCCAAATTTGCCCGCAAGGAAATTCGTGAGACGTCTTTTCAGATGAAGGCGGTGGGTGATATGACCCTGAACAGTGCAACCACATTTCCAACGGCAAATGTGTCAATCACCGACCTGAGGCCGGGTATTATCGAACAACCTAAACGTAGGTTACACATTAGGCAGCTGCTTTCCGGTGGTGCAATGAGTGGCTCTCACTACAACTTCGTCAAGGAAATTGCTGGTGAAGGTAATCCGGCACCTGTCGCTGAAGGCGCACTGAAACCTCGACTGGATCTTCGCTTACAGGAAATGAGCGTACCAGCTGAAACTATCGCTGGTATTGTGAAGGTATCCCGTAAGATGCTGAATGACGTACCTGGTCTGATTACGTTCCTTCAGTCTCGCCTACCTGAAAAGCTGCTGAGAGTAGAAGACAATCAGATCCTTAATGGTAACGGCGTATCGCCAAACTTATCTGGTATCACCCACACTGGCAACTATACTCCAGTAGTTAACGAGTCTACTGTATGGATAGAACAGCTGGTAGAAGCAATTACCCAAGCAGAAGAAGCCGAGCGCGATGTGAACGGTATCCTTTTGCGTCCAGCACAGTATGCACATCTTCTGCTAAACCGTGCTGCAGGTGGAGCTGGTACATACGATCTGCCTCGTGAACTGGTTACCTATACAAATGGTCAACTGTATGTAATGGGCGTTCCTGTATTCAAATCTACAGCAGCAAATCCTGGTCAGTTTATCGTTGGTGACTGGGTGATGGGCGCTAACCTGATCGTGAAAGAACCACCTATCCTTCAGTTCTTCGAACAGGATGAAGACAACGTACAGAAAAACATGGTGACAGTCCGTATCGAAGAAACTATCGCACTGCCTATTTATGGCAATGACTATTTCTTCGTTGGCGAATTCGAACCAGTCACAACCTGA
- a CDS encoding phage head-tail connector protein, which translates to MCSNKLLDKKPLSVPDQEPVDLESVKEFMNVDFDEKNNTISSLIIAARTLLEDKYDIGIVKKRLQVVVDNSCGGIELPGFPVSNISAVDKDGAVVDLNTIGGDVVYVESPCSCYLKISYDSGYEIADVPEVYKTAIKEQVTWMFSNLNDVEVAKTIAPLAEVNLLPYRRNGFGVFL; encoded by the coding sequence ATGTGCAGCAATAAGCTACTGGATAAGAAACCGCTATCTGTTCCTGACCAGGAACCAGTTGATCTGGAGTCTGTGAAGGAGTTCATGAATGTAGATTTTGACGAAAAGAATAACACTATTTCGTCTCTTATCATAGCAGCCCGCACATTGTTGGAGGATAAGTATGATATCGGGATAGTGAAGAAGCGCCTGCAGGTAGTGGTTGATAATTCATGTGGAGGGATAGAGTTGCCTGGCTTCCCTGTTTCGAATATTTCAGCTGTTGATAAGGACGGAGCTGTAGTTGACCTTAATACGATAGGTGGTGATGTGGTATATGTAGAGTCCCCGTGCAGTTGTTACCTGAAGATCTCTTACGACAGTGGATATGAAATAGCGGACGTGCCGGAAGTGTACAAGACAGCAATCAAGGAGCAGGTAACCTGGATGTTTTCGAATCTGAACGACGTCGAGGTAGCCAAAACCATAGCTCCACTGGCGGAAGTTAACTTATTACCCTATCGTAGAAACGGATTCGGAGTGTTCTTATGA
- a CDS encoding phage head closure protein, whose product MSKIKPQGQFNRRIQAQKLSVTQNEAGGMVETWSSLFETWAYVGPVKSWRHLEIMKNTQSASYEVQIRYTPSRQIDNNVRFVYEGKVLVINSIEEDVEGNKRFYVLILTEQV is encoded by the coding sequence ATGAGTAAGATAAAACCGCAGGGGCAGTTTAACCGCCGTATCCAGGCGCAGAAGCTCTCAGTGACACAGAACGAAGCTGGAGGAATGGTTGAAACTTGGTCGTCTTTGTTTGAAACATGGGCATACGTAGGACCGGTTAAATCCTGGCGGCATTTGGAGATTATGAAGAATACACAAAGCGCATCCTACGAAGTCCAGATCAGATATACTCCGAGTAGACAGATTGATAATAATGTGCGATTTGTTTATGAAGGCAAGGTATTGGTCATAAACAGTATAGAAGAAGATGTGGAAGGCAACAAACGGTTTTACGTACTCATATTAACAGAGCAAGTGTAA
- a CDS encoding HK97-gp10 family putative phage morphogenesis protein: MARPFIGIRLDGAKGLIKDLKKVQKEVKRNIEAEIEDTAKMIVAAAQADVPSKTGALRNSIKWRKIGELRYEIVAEEHYAPYVEFGTGKLVVVPKGLEDYAIQFKGLGIKEVNLHAHPYLFPAYERHRVELVRRIKALLEIERYISVTRPGPSNITGVTTI, from the coding sequence ATGGCGCGTCCATTTATCGGTATACGTCTCGATGGTGCCAAAGGACTTATAAAGGACTTGAAAAAGGTGCAGAAGGAAGTCAAGAGAAATATCGAGGCTGAGATAGAGGATACCGCAAAGATGATAGTTGCTGCTGCGCAGGCAGATGTACCAAGCAAGACCGGGGCCTTGAGGAACTCTATAAAGTGGAGGAAGATCGGGGAATTAAGATACGAGATAGTGGCAGAGGAGCATTATGCGCCTTATGTCGAATTCGGGACCGGTAAGCTGGTCGTTGTGCCGAAAGGACTGGAAGATTATGCAATCCAGTTTAAAGGGTTGGGTATAAAGGAAGTCAATCTGCACGCCCATCCGTACCTGTTCCCTGCCTATGAAAGGCATCGTGTGGAACTGGTAAGACGTATAAAGGCCCTACTTGAAATTGAGCGATATATCTCAGTGACAAGACCTGGACCATCAAACATAACAGGGGTTACAACAATATGA
- a CDS encoding DUF3168 domain-containing protein codes for MIDANYHIRKGYFQRLNGSVIINSVAVPVYDGMAPNQAVCPYIILSTQTSVDRSAKRCQSQECTMLLDIVTEATGGVDRSQADAIVNQIYQLIYPVDAAGYIDAGPDLTVISTRLISDTTMEMQDDTFKILRRLIRFTHQVHEQVNI; via the coding sequence ATGATAGATGCCAATTACCATATCAGAAAGGGATATTTTCAGCGGTTAAACGGCTCTGTCATTATTAATAGTGTAGCGGTTCCTGTCTATGATGGAATGGCACCAAACCAGGCCGTTTGCCCATATATCATATTGTCTACACAAACGTCAGTAGATCGAAGCGCCAAACGCTGTCAGTCCCAAGAGTGCACCATGCTTCTTGATATAGTGACGGAAGCCACTGGTGGTGTTGATAGATCGCAGGCAGACGCTATAGTCAATCAGATATACCAACTTATTTACCCTGTTGATGCTGCCGGATACATTGATGCCGGACCAGATTTAACAGTGATATCAACAAGATTAATCTCGGATACGACGATGGAGATGCAGGACGATACGTTCAAGATCCTCCGCCGGCTGATAAGGTTTACACACCAAGTACACGAACAAGTAAACATTTAA